ccgagtccCACAtctacagacaatacagaacaacaagatgaagaccccccttctaactcaacagtaccaacagaccaatctcctgagaatatccttgaggtaactactcctactagacttgtgcatttagatgataaaactattggatatcaattacctttcaggcaaaatcgtgggaagccaccaaaccgttattcaccggatattggcaagacatccaagtatccaattgcaaatcatgtatccactgagaagctgtctgaaccactcaaggcttttgtgcatcagttgtctgctatccatattccaaccaaggtctctgaagcattgaaagatcctaagtgggtccaagctataaaagaggagatgaaatctcttgagaaaaatcaaacttgGACATTAgagactataccacgaggaaaaaagactatcggatgtagatgggtgtttactataaaacacaatgcagatggatctatcgagcgatacaaggcaagacttgtggcaaaagggtacacacagacctatggtatagactatgaagaaacttttgcaccagttgcaaagttaaacaccgtcagagtcttattgtcccttgcagctaatttggattggccactacaccagtttgatgtaaagaatgcttttctacatggtgaACTCAcagaggaggtgtacatggacattcctcctggatataatactactcagactggaacagtttgcaggttacgaaaagcattgtatggattgaaacagtcaccacgtgcatggtttggacggttcaccatggcaatgaagaacaatggtttcaaacagtgcaactcagattatactctgttcttgaaacatcaaaaaaggaaggtaacagcattaataatctatgttgatgatatgattattactgggaatgataaacaggaaatatcacagctacaagactatctggctacggagtttgagatgaaggatctaggtggactcaagtatttcttgggaattgaggtggctcgatcgcagcaaggcatatttctctctcaaaggaaatatgtcttagacttgttgacagacacaggaatgctagattgtaaacctgcggacactcctattgttcagaatcatcatcttggagaatatccggatcaagttccaactaacaaagaaagataccaaaggttagtgggaagattgatctatttgtcacatactcgaccagacattgcttatgcggtgagcgttgtcagtcaatttatgcactctccaagtgaagaccacatgaatgcagttcttcggatacttagatatttgaagtctgcacctggaaaaggacttatgttctcaaagcatggtcatctaaatattgatggttattcagatgcagattgggcaggtaatgtaacagatagaaaatccacatcgggttacttcacattcgtgggaggtaatttggtgacatggaggagcaagaaacagaatgtagtagctttatccagtgcagaagccgagttcagaggcatgactaaagggatttgtgaacttctttggttaagaaagttgcttattgaactcgggtataaacctacatccacaatgaatctcttttgtgacaacaaggctgctatatccattgcacagaatccggttcagcatgatcgtactaaacatgttgaggtagatcgacacttcatcaaacagaagcttgaagttaaagtgtttcagtttccttttgtgaaatccgaggatcaattggcggatattttgacaaaggcgatttccagtaaagcattccataattcactggatcagttgggcattggcgacatctatgcaccaacgtgagggggagtgttggcgtgacttgtggatattgacttactttccttacacatcaagaattcctattataattgtaattgatttactttaattcctgatttcctactgtaaatagatttaggaatttattatttacttgcccattcaggtttcgttgtattataaatatgacctcctacaaggagaagaatacacagaaaattcccacaaacaaatattctctcatagtttttcatattttagcagtaTGTGTTGTTTTGACGTGTTTCAAGTAACCAAGGTAAATGGTTTTGTtccaaaaaagagaagagcCAAACACAGCAACAATTACAATTCTTACAGATGGTCTTGACTTCAATAGGGCTGGCACACTATCAAGTGGACGAACTGAAAGACTTGTTATTAGActatcaaattttgaaaacatatGAAAGACACGTATAATTCAtgcattgcattgcatatacatatcatattttattgtttttatttttattttatccaaATAATCATATATTAGGGAGTGAGATTCGAACACATGACCTATGATTTAGAAGTAACTGTTCTTAACCTCTTAAACTAAAAGCTCTTGCTTAGTTGATCATTAATGTCTCGTAATGATCGTGGCAATGATCGATCATGACATAAATCATTTTGAACtaattttatgtgtttttCCACCTGACTCATTTTCAAAGTTTGGAATCTTACATAACTGATGTCTGAATCCAATGTGATTCAGACACTATTTCCTAGCATCACTTTCATGACATCAAGACAACACTATTTCCTATAGCATCTTGGTTATAATGTGATTGAATAGGCTAATGATCATTAGCCTATTAAATAACATTGTTCGATTGAAGGATTACggactaaataaaattatgtgtTTCGGTTTTGTGATTAGAAAAAGCCCCAAAAGTTATTATACTCAAGAAGCTAATAAAGTTCCAAAAAGGACGACAAAATCTCATCTCATCCTATCCATAATCCACACCACCAGTTACATCAACCTGAAAAGCATATAATTACCAATATCCCAAAATacaggaaaataaaatactacAAGCAAAAGTCTAAAAATACAATTATTAATTTCCGCgcaaagtcccataatattcTAGTGGTTCTTGATGAACTCCTTGATCCTTGTAATCAGAATCTCAGTTTCGGAAGCTGTTTCAGGGTCCATGTCTAGTGCAATCTTGTTAAGATAGAAGCTGTGAGTCATCCCCTTGTTAATCAGAAGCTCCACATCCTTGTTGGCCTTCTTCATGGCCTCAAAGTACTCCATTTCTGTGTCTATGATCAAGTCCTTGGAAGCAATGCAAAGAAGGAACGGCGGCAGCTTCAGGCCATCCAACAGCGGGGCGCCGGGGCCCATCGGACACGTTACCGGGTGGTCTTTGGTGGACCCCACTGGAATAGCCAACCCCAAAAACTTGTCCACCATGTCCAGTGTAAGAAACGGTGACTCAGGCTGCTCCAATTCAGACTTGCTCCTCTCGGCTCGAACGAAACCCGGGTGGATCGGGATCCCTCCGGCAAGCCTCAAGGGACTCAAATCCACCGTGCCTGCTCTAGCAGCGACGTGGTGCACTATGTTCCCTCCTGAGCTATCTCCAATAAGAAACACACGGCTGAAGTCTGCGTAGCTCAGAAGCCACGGCTCTTTTTGCTCACCCCGAGCCAACTTCCGAAGCCAGAGGAGAGCGGTGTAGCCGTCGTCGATGGCGGCAGGGAGACGGTGCTCGGGTGCTAGCCTTTGATAGACAGAGACAACAATGGCGTTTGTGGCGCGAGCAAGCTTGGTGTATATGTGGTAGTACATGTACCAGTCAGCTTGGCTTATGCAAAAGCCACCCCCATGGAAGTGGAGGATTATGGGAAGCTTGTTGTCGTCGTGACCCTCCTGCTTTTGCTCAGGTAGATATATCCGTACGCGAAGGCCAGAGGGTTCATCGACGATCACATCTTCAGTGGCAACTCCGTTGACGAATTCTTTGTGCGGTGCCACTGGCTCAGACATGAACTTGACCTCAGGAGGTCCAGTCCATGTCCGGTCGACTGAGCCGTCGTTGAAGACTCTTAGCCAACCGGACACCTCTTCGACTAGCTTCTTATTTTCACGGACCATGGTGGTGGTATAATATGGGCTAGGCTTTGCTGGTTTAATTTACTTCACAAAGAGGTTGGGATGTAAGAGCGTTTGTGCTAAGTCACCCACTTATATAGGAGTGTGAGTCTAAAGAGACTAAATTAATTGGCATTAGctgacccaaaaaacaaaaaacgaaaaaaaaaagctgaccatattttgtttaaattttttttttagtgggaGGTTGAATTCGACTTTGAGATATCTTCAACCTactttattatgtttttttatgaCAAAGTTTAGGAGGGAGATTGACTACTCTCACCATTAGCGGCAGAGCAAACCTACAATTTCTACCCAAAAAGACTTATGTGTGGCATCCAACTGATAGCTGCCA
Above is a window of Prunus persica cultivar Lovell chromosome G2, Prunus_persica_NCBIv2, whole genome shotgun sequence DNA encoding:
- the LOC18785947 gene encoding probable carboxylesterase 15 — protein: MVRENKKLVEEVSGWLRVFNDGSVDRTWTGPPEVKFMSEPVAPHKEFVNGVATEDVIVDEPSGLRVRIYLPEQKQEGHDDNKLPIILHFHGGGFCISQADWYMYYHIYTKLARATNAIVVSVYQRLAPEHRLPAAIDDGYTALLWLRKLARGEQKEPWLLSYADFSRVFLIGDSSGGNIVHHVAARAGTVDLSPLRLAGGIPIHPGFVRAERSKSELEQPESPFLTLDMVDKFLGLAIPVGSTKDHPVTCPMGPGAPLLDGLKLPPFLLCIASKDLIIDTEMEYFEAMKKANKDVELLINKGMTHSFYLNKIALDMDPETASETEILITRIKEFIKNH